The Hymenobacter baengnokdamensis genome includes a region encoding these proteins:
- the rocD gene encoding ornithine--oxo-acid transaminase, translated as MQSTTDNTLTSSRAEELMQLEDQYGAHNYHPLPVVLSRGRGVQLWDVAGKQYFDFLSAYSAVNQGHCHPRIIGALTEQAQKLTLTSRAFFNDRLGAAEKQLCELFGYEKALLMNSGAEAVETALKLARKWGYQEKGIAPNQARIVVAEHNFHGRTTGIISFSTDGDSTGGFGPFVPGYQVVPYDDSEALAEALKDPHVCGFLIEPIQGEAGVVVPHEGYLKRAAELCREHNVLLITDEIQTGLGRTGKLLATDYEEVRGDILILGKALSGGVLPVSAVLADDAIMLTIQPGQHGSTFGGNPLACAVMQAALDVLLDEKLADNAYRLGEIFRQQMRAVQQRRPDVVELVRGRGLLNAVVIRPAADGRTAWDVCVSLMQHGLLAKPTHGDIIRFAPPLVITESELREACGIIEEVLMAF; from the coding sequence ATGCAGTCCACCACCGATAACACGCTGACCAGTTCGCGCGCCGAAGAGCTTATGCAGCTCGAAGACCAGTACGGGGCGCATAACTACCACCCGCTGCCCGTGGTGCTAAGCCGGGGCCGGGGCGTGCAGCTCTGGGATGTGGCCGGCAAGCAGTACTTCGACTTCCTTTCCGCGTATTCGGCCGTAAACCAGGGCCATTGCCACCCGCGCATTATTGGGGCGCTCACCGAGCAGGCGCAGAAGCTGACGCTGACTTCGCGAGCATTTTTCAACGACCGGCTGGGCGCGGCCGAAAAGCAGCTTTGCGAGCTGTTTGGCTACGAGAAGGCGTTGCTGATGAACTCGGGAGCGGAAGCCGTGGAAACGGCGCTTAAGCTGGCCCGCAAGTGGGGCTACCAGGAAAAAGGCATTGCGCCCAACCAGGCGCGCATTGTGGTGGCCGAGCACAACTTCCACGGCCGCACCACGGGCATTATTTCGTTCAGCACCGACGGCGACAGTACGGGCGGCTTCGGACCCTTCGTACCAGGCTACCAGGTAGTGCCGTACGACGACAGTGAGGCGCTGGCCGAGGCACTGAAAGACCCGCACGTCTGCGGCTTTTTGATTGAGCCCATTCAGGGTGAGGCGGGTGTAGTAGTGCCGCACGAGGGCTACCTGAAACGGGCCGCCGAGCTGTGCCGCGAGCACAACGTGCTACTTATCACCGACGAGATTCAGACCGGCCTGGGCCGTACCGGCAAGCTATTGGCTACGGACTACGAAGAAGTGCGCGGCGATATTCTTATTCTGGGCAAAGCCCTGAGCGGCGGCGTGCTGCCGGTATCGGCGGTGCTGGCCGATGATGCGATAATGCTCACCATTCAGCCGGGGCAGCACGGCTCCACGTTTGGCGGCAACCCACTGGCCTGCGCCGTGATGCAGGCCGCACTCGACGTGCTGCTCGACGAAAAGCTGGCCGACAATGCCTATCGGCTGGGCGAAATTTTCCGCCAGCAGATGCGGGCCGTGCAGCAGCGCCGGCCCGACGTGGTGGAGCTGGTGCGCGGCCGGGGCCTGCTCAACGCGGTAGTTATCCGGCCCGCCGCCGATGGCCGCACCGCCTGGGACGTGTGCGTCAGCCTCATGCAGCACGGCCTGCTGGCCAAGCCCACGCACGGCGATATTATCCGCTTTGCGCCGCCGCTAGTGATTACCGAAAGCGAATTGCGCGAGGCCTGTGGCATTATTGAGGAAGTACTGATGGCCTTCTAA
- a CDS encoding RNA-binding domain-containing protein codes for MPAIADFLRRNESRTLEFKQDLSSPDRVLRAIVAFANTTGGTLVVGISDDRQPLGLVDAAMEEERLANLIANGIEPAISPDFQVVPEAGQNFLVVRVPRFPGVFYVKREGATEGVYVRHGSTNRRASPDQLTELHRQAQVGTFDSQICAGASLADFDQSSARQLFAAAGLALTPAKMETLGLLTRSDDTWLPTNGAIILFGTPAARARCFPDSRVQAARFAGPTKAEFLDQLEPDNQGVSILAALEEVPRFVRRNTRTASRITGATLRRQDVPEYSAVALREVLVNALAHADYSRHGMTIKVAIFSNRIEVENPGGWPLGLSEEDFRNGVSRARNPVIAGVLHKLTIMENWGSGFERIETDAQKLGYLLPTWEDKGSVLRAKLMPHPDPQIPTGDEFTLTSDVIVNVRVNERQQWFMDRLADGYLAKAEDIAHKFDVTDRTARRDISQLQEMDLIGFMGSFKTGRYVLLKKGFS; via the coding sequence ATGCCCGCTATTGCTGATTTTCTACGTCGCAACGAAAGCCGCACGTTGGAATTTAAGCAGGATTTATCGTCGCCAGACCGAGTGTTGCGCGCCATTGTAGCCTTTGCGAACACAACAGGCGGGACGCTGGTAGTGGGCATTAGCGATGACAGGCAGCCCCTTGGATTAGTCGACGCGGCAATGGAGGAGGAGCGGCTAGCCAACCTGATTGCCAATGGCATTGAGCCGGCAATTTCGCCCGACTTCCAGGTAGTACCCGAAGCAGGTCAGAACTTTCTGGTGGTGCGGGTACCACGCTTCCCGGGGGTATTCTACGTAAAACGTGAGGGCGCTACCGAAGGTGTATACGTTCGGCACGGCTCGACTAACCGACGCGCCTCGCCCGACCAACTGACTGAACTACACCGGCAGGCACAGGTGGGCACCTTCGATAGCCAGATATGCGCCGGAGCCAGCTTGGCCGACTTTGACCAGTCCAGCGCACGGCAACTTTTTGCGGCGGCCGGCTTGGCGCTGACTCCAGCTAAGATGGAAACACTTGGCTTGCTGACGCGCTCCGACGACACATGGCTGCCCACCAACGGAGCCATTATTCTTTTTGGCACGCCCGCAGCCCGTGCCCGCTGCTTTCCTGATTCGAGGGTGCAGGCAGCTCGGTTCGCTGGCCCTACCAAGGCCGAATTCTTGGACCAGTTAGAACCCGACAACCAAGGCGTCTCCATCTTAGCAGCCCTAGAGGAAGTGCCACGCTTTGTGCGGCGGAACACCCGCACTGCCTCCCGCATCACGGGCGCAACGCTGCGCCGGCAGGATGTGCCTGAGTACTCAGCGGTGGCCTTGCGCGAGGTATTGGTGAATGCCCTCGCGCATGCTGACTACAGCCGCCACGGCATGACTATCAAAGTGGCCATCTTTAGCAACCGCATCGAAGTAGAAAACCCGGGCGGTTGGCCATTGGGGCTGAGCGAAGAAGATTTCCGCAACGGCGTGAGCCGAGCCCGCAATCCCGTTATCGCGGGAGTGCTGCATAAACTCACTATAATGGAAAACTGGGGCTCTGGCTTCGAGCGTATCGAAACCGATGCCCAAAAGCTTGGCTATTTACTGCCGACTTGGGAAGACAAGGGTAGCGTGCTGCGTGCTAAGCTTATGCCCCACCCCGACCCCCAAATCCCCACGGGTGACGAATTTACTCTGACATCCGATGTCATAGTAAATGTCAGAGTAAATGAACGTCAGCAGTGGTTTATGGACCGATTAGCCGATGGGTATCTAGCAAAGGCAGAGGATATTGCTCACAAATTTGACGTAACCGACCGAACTGCTCGGCGTGACATTAGCCAGCTCCAAGAAATGGACCTTATTGGTTTCATGGGGTCATTCAAGACAGGCCGCTATGTACTGCTAAAGAAGGGGTTTAGCTAA
- a CDS encoding DUF5522 domain-containing protein: protein MPASAQPQPLQPGDFYYTPEGYLVFTAQYHLRRGTCCGSGCRHCPWRGKCGK, encoded by the coding sequence ATGCCCGCTAGCGCCCAGCCCCAGCCGCTGCAGCCCGGCGACTTTTACTACACGCCCGAAGGCTACCTGGTCTTTACGGCCCAGTATCACCTGCGCCGGGGCACCTGCTGCGGCAGCGGGTGCCGCCATTGCCCGTGGCGAGGAAAATGTGGCAAATAA
- a CDS encoding RidA family protein, whose protein sequence is METLHHPDAPQAVGPYAQAIVAGGFVFCSGQTPLVPATMRIEATTIEEQTRQALTNLHTVLSSRGLSLANIVKTTVFLKNFADFARMNTVYADVFGAHRPARTTVEVSRLPLDALVEIECIAALPDAR, encoded by the coding sequence ATGGAAACCCTGCACCATCCCGATGCCCCTCAGGCCGTGGGCCCTTATGCCCAGGCCATTGTAGCGGGCGGCTTTGTCTTCTGCTCGGGCCAGACGCCCCTGGTGCCCGCCACCATGCGCATCGAGGCCACTACGATAGAGGAGCAAACCCGCCAGGCGCTCACCAACCTGCATACCGTACTATCGAGCCGCGGCCTGAGCTTGGCCAACATCGTGAAAACAACGGTGTTTCTGAAAAATTTCGCCGATTTTGCCCGCATGAACACAGTGTACGCCGACGTTTTCGGCGCGCATCGCCCGGCCCGCACTACCGTCGAGGTATCGCGCCTGCCCCTCGACGCGCTGGTTGAAATCGAGTGCATCGCCGCCCTGCCCGATGCCCGCTAG
- a CDS encoding DUF4295 domain-containing protein, with the protein MAKKVVATLKTATGKDWAKVIRAVRSEKTGAYTFKEEMVPVDKVQEVLASNK; encoded by the coding sequence ATGGCTAAGAAAGTAGTAGCAACCCTGAAAACTGCCACCGGCAAAGACTGGGCGAAAGTAATTCGTGCCGTGCGCTCGGAGAAGACCGGTGCCTATACCTTTAAAGAGGAAATGGTACCCGTTGACAAGGTGCAGGAAGTTCTGGCCAGCAATAAGTAA
- a CDS encoding Rieske (2Fe-2S) protein: protein MRILLLCLLASGLLAACNSNTDAASTIPYVPVNVQLDLLDQQNKALRFDNGVVAIPPGSANGHGGVKGIYVVRQNATSYLAFERNCPYQPLSACATISLDHSSHLYFQDSCCTSHFSLQGQVTSGPATRSLRQYTTNLDGSLLTITN from the coding sequence ATGCGCATTCTCCTTCTCTGCCTGCTGGCCAGCGGGCTGCTGGCCGCCTGCAACAGCAATACCGATGCAGCCTCTACCATTCCTTATGTGCCAGTAAACGTGCAGCTTGACCTGCTCGACCAGCAAAATAAGGCCCTGCGTTTCGATAACGGCGTGGTAGCTATTCCGCCGGGTAGCGCCAATGGGCACGGTGGCGTAAAGGGCATCTACGTGGTACGGCAGAATGCTACAAGCTACCTGGCCTTTGAGCGCAATTGCCCTTACCAACCGCTAAGTGCCTGCGCTACCATTAGCCTCGACCATAGCTCACACCTCTACTTTCAGGATAGCTGCTGTACCTCGCACTTCAGTCTGCAAGGCCAGGTGACGTCGGGCCCCGCCACCCGCTCGCTACGACAGTATACAACCAATCTCGATGGTAGTTTATTGACAATCACAAACTAA
- the rpmG gene encoding 50S ribosomal protein L33, with product MAKKGNRVQVIMECTEHKNSGMPGTSRYITTKNRKNTPERIELKKFNPILRKMTVHKEIK from the coding sequence ATGGCCAAGAAAGGAAACCGGGTGCAGGTTATCATGGAGTGCACCGAGCATAAAAACTCGGGTATGCCGGGCACCTCGCGCTACATCACCACCAAGAACCGCAAGAACACCCCCGAGCGCATCGAGCTGAAGAAATTCAACCCGATTCTGCGTAAAATGACTGTTCACAAGGAAATTAAATAA
- a CDS encoding NAD(P)/FAD-dependent oxidoreductase, whose product MLSYWEHESFFGPADVVIIGAGLVGLTAALYLKQQRPGWRVVVLERGPLPSGASTKNAGFACFGSVSELIEQEKRGDLQAVVAARWAGLARLRELLGDATLDYQPVGGYELFRHQEAALAAECRAKIGYFNELLRPVVGHARTFRDASDQAGRFGFGGVSTLLKNEHEGSLDAGRMMRALLARAWAADVPVLTGCDVAALEPSGAGQLVHLAAGPAVQASRVLLATNAFAAELLPELAVTPGRGQVLVTEPLPDVALPGTFHYDHGYTYFRQLPDHRILLGGGRNLDFAAEATTTPGLTAPVQQYLENLLHEVIVPGQQPRIDYRWSGVMGFGPALAPIIDWVRPGVLAAVRCNGMGVALGTGIGYAAAAKLAGA is encoded by the coding sequence ATGCTTTCTTACTGGGAGCACGAGTCTTTTTTTGGCCCGGCCGATGTGGTTATCATCGGGGCGGGGCTGGTGGGCCTCACGGCAGCGCTGTACCTGAAGCAGCAACGGCCCGGCTGGCGGGTGGTAGTGCTGGAGCGCGGGCCGCTACCCAGCGGAGCTTCGACCAAAAACGCCGGCTTTGCCTGCTTTGGGTCGGTTTCGGAGCTGATTGAGCAGGAAAAGCGCGGCGACCTGCAAGCCGTGGTAGCGGCCCGCTGGGCGGGGCTGGCCCGCCTGCGCGAGCTGCTGGGCGACGCCACCCTCGATTACCAGCCCGTGGGTGGCTACGAGCTGTTTCGCCACCAGGAAGCTGCCCTGGCTGCCGAGTGCCGGGCTAAAATCGGGTATTTCAACGAGCTGCTGCGGCCGGTAGTGGGCCACGCCCGCACCTTCCGCGATGCCAGCGACCAGGCGGGCCGCTTTGGCTTCGGCGGCGTGAGCACATTGCTGAAAAATGAGCACGAAGGCAGCCTCGACGCGGGCCGCATGATGCGCGCCCTGCTGGCCCGCGCCTGGGCCGCTGATGTGCCCGTGTTAACGGGCTGCGATGTGGCCGCCCTGGAGCCTTCGGGGGCGGGGCAGCTGGTGCACCTGGCCGCCGGCCCCGCCGTGCAGGCCAGCCGAGTGCTGCTGGCAACCAATGCGTTTGCCGCCGAGCTGCTGCCCGAGCTGGCCGTGACGCCCGGCCGCGGGCAGGTGCTCGTGACGGAGCCGCTGCCCGACGTGGCGCTGCCCGGCACCTTTCACTACGACCACGGCTATACCTACTTCCGCCAGCTGCCCGACCACCGTATTCTGCTCGGCGGCGGGCGCAACCTCGACTTTGCGGCCGAAGCCACTACTACACCGGGCCTTACGGCTCCCGTGCAGCAATATCTTGAGAATCTGCTGCATGAAGTCATCGTGCCGGGCCAGCAGCCCCGTATCGACTACCGCTGGAGTGGGGTCATGGGCTTTGGCCCCGCCTTGGCCCCGATTATCGACTGGGTGCGGCCGGGCGTGCTGGCCGCCGTGCGCTGCAATGGCATGGGCGTAGCCCTGGGCACGGGTATTGGCTATGCTGCCGCCGCGAAACTAGCCGGAGCGTAG
- a CDS encoding GNAT family N-acetyltransferase — protein sequence MTTDLTIRRATVADLPAIVALVRAVVPLMNASGNFQWTTDYPNEGVFRQDIEKQHLWVAERLGEIEGVAALTQDQDPEYADADWDATEPALVTHRLAVAPAAQGRGVAAALLRQAEQEAVLQNLRTLRVDTNSQNAATQRLFPKLGYRFAGEIKLAFRPGLRFFCYEKRLG from the coding sequence ATGACAACTGATTTGACCATTCGCCGCGCCACGGTGGCCGATTTGCCGGCCATCGTAGCGCTGGTGCGCGCCGTGGTGCCGCTGATGAATGCCAGCGGCAACTTTCAGTGGACCACCGACTACCCGAACGAAGGCGTTTTCCGGCAAGATATTGAAAAGCAGCACCTGTGGGTGGCCGAGCGCCTGGGCGAAATCGAAGGCGTGGCCGCCCTTACTCAGGACCAGGACCCCGAATATGCTGATGCCGACTGGGATGCGACCGAGCCGGCCCTCGTGACGCACCGGTTGGCCGTGGCCCCCGCGGCCCAGGGCCGGGGCGTGGCCGCCGCGCTGCTGCGCCAAGCCGAGCAGGAGGCTGTTTTGCAAAACTTGCGCACCCTGCGCGTCGATACCAACTCCCAAAACGCAGCTACCCAGCGGCTTTTTCCGAAGCTGGGGTATCGGTTTGCAGGCGAGATAAAGCTGGCGTTCCGGCCGGGACTGCGTTTTTTCTGCTACGAAAAGCGGCTGGGGTAA
- a CDS encoding APC family permease, translated as MSQPSLQRRLGLVQATALNMIDMVGIGPFVTLPLVMGFMGPNFLLAWLAGAALAAVDGLIWSELGAAYPEAGGSYRFLKLAYGEQKWGRYMSFLYVWQTLIQSPLVLASGAIGFAQYFSYLVPLPLWWQPKLVAGSVVLLLIALLYRRIEDIGKLGVALWVGVLGLMGWLIFGGLTHANHPVAWLPAGGVGKLPGLLISVAMGQAAVKTVYSYLGYYNVCHLGAEIKGPEKVIPRSIFLSILGIAALYLLLNWSVGTVIPWQEVQTWQAGAGDKSQFIISVFMERLYGPAAAQAATALVLLVAFASLFAVLLGYSRIPYAAAADGEFLPVFGKLHPTKQFPYVSLLLLGGVGFVFSLLFRLGEVISAILAMRILVQFVGQAVGLVLLRRRRGTASLPFKMPLYPLPVIVVILVWLTVFVGIAPAEVSWGGVHFKLYFQLAAVGMMALGSIAFLLWSRQAGKWPYAR; from the coding sequence ATGTCGCAACCTTCTTTACAGCGCCGTTTGGGTCTGGTGCAAGCCACGGCCCTCAATATGATTGATATGGTGGGCATCGGGCCGTTCGTGACCCTGCCGCTGGTGATGGGTTTCATGGGCCCCAACTTCCTGCTGGCCTGGCTGGCAGGCGCGGCGCTGGCCGCCGTCGATGGCCTCATCTGGAGCGAGCTGGGCGCGGCCTACCCCGAGGCGGGCGGCTCGTACCGCTTCCTCAAGCTGGCCTACGGCGAGCAGAAGTGGGGGCGCTACATGTCGTTTCTCTACGTCTGGCAAACGCTTATTCAGTCGCCACTGGTGCTGGCGTCGGGGGCCATTGGCTTTGCCCAATACTTCAGCTACCTCGTGCCGCTGCCGCTGTGGTGGCAGCCCAAGCTGGTGGCCGGCTCGGTCGTGTTGTTGCTGATTGCGCTGCTCTACCGCCGTATTGAGGATATTGGCAAGCTGGGCGTGGCGCTGTGGGTGGGCGTGCTGGGCCTCATGGGCTGGCTAATTTTCGGCGGCCTCACCCACGCCAACCACCCGGTGGCCTGGCTGCCGGCCGGCGGCGTGGGCAAGCTGCCGGGGCTGCTTATTTCGGTGGCAATGGGCCAGGCGGCCGTTAAAACCGTGTATTCGTACCTTGGTTACTACAATGTGTGCCACCTCGGGGCCGAAATTAAAGGTCCCGAAAAGGTCATCCCGCGCAGTATTTTCCTGAGTATTCTGGGCATCGCAGCGCTGTATCTACTGCTCAACTGGAGCGTGGGTACCGTTATTCCGTGGCAGGAAGTACAGACCTGGCAGGCCGGGGCGGGCGACAAGTCACAGTTCATTATCAGCGTGTTTATGGAGCGGCTCTACGGGCCGGCCGCGGCGCAGGCGGCCACGGCGCTGGTGCTGCTGGTGGCGTTTGCCTCACTGTTTGCGGTGCTGCTGGGCTATTCGCGCATCCCCTACGCAGCAGCGGCCGATGGCGAGTTTCTGCCGGTTTTTGGTAAGCTGCATCCTACCAAGCAGTTTCCCTACGTGTCGCTGCTACTGCTGGGCGGCGTGGGCTTCGTATTCAGCCTGCTGTTCCGGCTGGGCGAGGTGATTTCGGCCATCCTGGCCATGCGTATTCTGGTGCAGTTTGTGGGGCAGGCGGTGGGGCTGGTGCTGCTGCGCCGTCGGCGTGGCACGGCGTCGCTGCCTTTCAAAATGCCGCTCTATCCCTTGCCCGTCATCGTCGTTATCCTGGTGTGGCTGACGGTGTTCGTGGGTATTGCGCCGGCCGAGGTAAGCTGGGGCGGGGTGCATTTCAAGCTGTATTTTCAGCTGGCTGCCGTGGGCATGATGGCGCTGGGGAGTATAGCCTTTTTGCTATGGAGCCGGCAGGCTGGGAAGTGGCCATATGCGCGGTAA
- the hemB gene encoding porphobilinogen synthase, producing the protein MIPTHRPRRNRKSQVIRDMVQETRLTAHDFIYPVFIVEGQNQRLEVKSMPGVYRYSADRIIDEIGAAVALGINAFAPFPGLNDALKDPLARESTNMDGLYLKTVADIKRQFPDVVVMTDVAMDPYSSDGHDGVVNQKTGEILNDASLEVLGQMALAQARAGADIIGPSDMMDGRVAWIRDVLDRNAFQHVSIMSYTAKYASAFYGPFRDALDSAPKKGDKKSYQMNPANRLEALRELQLDEAEGADMVMIKPALSYLDIIREVKNNTNLPVTAYNVSGEYALIKAAAQQGWVDGEKTMMEVLLSIKRAGADAILTYFAKEAAEVLRRG; encoded by the coding sequence ATGATTCCAACTCACCGCCCCCGCCGCAACCGTAAGTCGCAGGTTATCCGCGACATGGTGCAGGAAACCCGCCTTACTGCCCACGATTTTATTTACCCGGTTTTTATAGTTGAAGGCCAGAACCAGCGCCTCGAAGTAAAGTCGATGCCCGGCGTGTATCGCTACTCGGCCGACCGCATTATCGACGAGATTGGCGCGGCCGTGGCGCTGGGCATCAACGCATTTGCGCCGTTTCCGGGCCTCAACGACGCCCTAAAAGACCCGTTGGCCCGCGAATCGACCAACATGGACGGGCTGTACCTGAAAACGGTGGCCGACATCAAGCGCCAGTTTCCCGACGTGGTAGTTATGACCGACGTGGCCATGGACCCCTACTCGTCGGATGGCCACGATGGCGTGGTAAACCAGAAAACCGGCGAAATCCTGAACGATGCCTCACTCGAAGTGCTGGGGCAGATGGCGCTGGCCCAGGCCCGCGCCGGGGCCGATATCATCGGGCCATCGGACATGATGGACGGCCGCGTGGCCTGGATACGCGACGTACTCGACCGCAACGCATTTCAGCACGTGAGCATTATGAGCTACACTGCGAAGTACGCCTCGGCCTTCTACGGTCCGTTCCGCGATGCGCTCGACTCGGCGCCCAAAAAAGGCGACAAGAAAAGCTACCAGATGAACCCCGCCAACCGCCTCGAAGCCCTGCGCGAGCTACAGCTCGACGAAGCCGAAGGCGCTGACATGGTGATGATTAAGCCCGCCCTAAGCTACCTCGACATCATTCGGGAAGTGAAGAACAACACCAACCTGCCCGTGACGGCCTACAACGTGAGCGGCGAGTACGCCCTCATCAAGGCCGCTGCCCAGCAGGGCTGGGTCGATGGCGAAAAGACCATGATGGAAGTGCTGCTGAGCATCAAGCGCGCCGGGGCCGATGCCATCTTGACGTATTTTGCCAAGGAAGCGGCCGAGGTATTGCGGCGCGGCTAA
- the ftsY gene encoding signal recognition particle-docking protein FtsY: protein MGLFDFFKKDKENKEQQQALDEGLQKTKTSFFDQLSKAVVGKNTVDEAVLDDLETLLVHADVGIDTTVKVIDRIEKRVARDKYVSTNELDRILREEIVGLLDAHGDRTGSRAILDRPDSPGHPFVIMVVGVNGVGKTTTIGKLAHRFHAAGKKVVLGAADTFRAAAVDQLIVWGQRVGVPVISHGMNTDPAAVAYDAVLKGVEMGADVVIIDTAGRLHNKVNLMNELSKIKRVMQKVIPEAPHEVLLVLDGSTGQNAFLQAKEFTRATEVSALAITKLDGTAKGGVVIGISDQFSIPVRYIGVGEKMTDLQLFDRHTFVNSLFKK from the coding sequence ATGGGCCTCTTCGACTTTTTTAAGAAAGACAAGGAAAATAAAGAGCAGCAGCAGGCGCTCGACGAAGGCTTGCAGAAGACGAAAACCAGCTTCTTCGACCAGCTCAGCAAGGCCGTGGTGGGTAAAAACACCGTGGACGAAGCAGTGCTCGACGACTTGGAGACGTTGCTCGTACACGCCGATGTAGGCATCGATACCACCGTGAAAGTCATCGACCGCATCGAGAAGCGGGTAGCTCGCGACAAGTACGTGAGTACCAATGAGCTTGACCGCATCTTGCGCGAAGAGATTGTGGGTCTGCTTGATGCACACGGCGACCGTACCGGCTCGCGGGCTATTCTTGACCGGCCCGATAGCCCGGGCCATCCGTTCGTCATCATGGTAGTGGGCGTCAATGGCGTGGGCAAGACGACGACCATCGGCAAGCTGGCGCACCGCTTTCATGCGGCGGGCAAGAAGGTAGTGCTCGGTGCGGCCGATACCTTCCGGGCCGCGGCCGTCGACCAGCTCATTGTGTGGGGCCAGCGAGTGGGCGTGCCCGTTATCTCGCACGGCATGAACACCGACCCCGCCGCCGTAGCCTACGACGCCGTGCTAAAAGGCGTGGAGATGGGCGCCGACGTGGTCATCATCGACACTGCCGGCCGCCTGCACAATAAAGTGAACCTGATGAACGAGCTGAGTAAAATCAAGCGCGTCATGCAGAAGGTTATCCCCGAAGCCCCGCATGAAGTATTGCTCGTGCTCGATGGCAGCACCGGTCAGAACGCTTTTTTGCAGGCCAAGGAGTTTACCCGCGCCACCGAGGTATCGGCCCTGGCCATCACCAAGCTCGACGGTACCGCCAAGGGCGGGGTAGTTATTGGCATTTCTGACCAGTTTAGTATTCCGGTTCGCTACATAGGAGTTGGGGAAAAGATGACTGACTTGCAGCTATTTGACCGCCACACGTTTGTCAATTCATTGTTTAAAAAATAG
- the rpmB gene encoding 50S ribosomal protein L28: MARVCDLTGKRTRVGNNVSHANNKTKRKFYPNLQKKRFYIPEQDAWVTLKVAASTIRTINKNGIMATLKKAKEQGFIVY; encoded by the coding sequence ATGGCCCGAGTTTGTGATTTGACCGGCAAGCGTACCCGCGTAGGTAACAACGTGTCGCACGCCAACAACAAGACCAAGCGTAAGTTCTACCCCAACTTGCAGAAAAAGCGCTTTTACATTCCTGAGCAAGATGCCTGGGTTACGCTGAAAGTAGCCGCTTCGACCATCCGCACCATCAACAAGAACGGCATCATGGCCACCTTGAAGAAGGCCAAGGAGCAAGGCTTTATTGTGTATTAG
- a CDS encoding DoxX family protein, with protein sequence MREPAGRRWLRYGLALLFVGAGLLHFIRPETYLRIMPPALPAPRLLVLLSGAAEVTGGLGLLLPATRRWAAWGLLALLVAVLPANVYMLQICEKLHIPAWVAWARLPLQPLLMWAVWRITLGRPVARIL encoded by the coding sequence GTGAGGGAGCCCGCCGGCCGGCGCTGGCTGCGCTACGGCTTGGCCCTATTGTTTGTGGGTGCGGGCCTGCTGCACTTCATCCGGCCCGAAACCTACCTGCGCATTATGCCGCCGGCCCTGCCCGCGCCCCGGCTGCTGGTGCTGCTCAGCGGCGCGGCCGAGGTAACCGGCGGTCTGGGCTTGCTGCTGCCCGCCACCCGTCGCTGGGCCGCGTGGGGCCTGCTGGCGCTGCTGGTAGCCGTATTGCCGGCTAATGTGTACATGTTACAAATATGCGAAAAATTGCATATTCCGGCCTGGGTAGCGTGGGCTCGCCTGCCACTGCAGCCACTGCTGATGTGGGCCGTGTGGCGGATTACTCTGGGACGACCTGTAGCCCGGATTTTATAG